From Rutidosis leptorrhynchoides isolate AG116_Rl617_1_P2 chromosome 3, CSIRO_AGI_Rlap_v1, whole genome shotgun sequence, a single genomic window includes:
- the LOC139896636 gene encoding AP2-like ethylene-responsive transcription factor AIL7, which yields MAPENNHHWLSFSLSPNEMLTSTTSSQSHQQQYYFNHNNNNFYSNGWTNDGKPSSTMYTGDTSNGDVKDGEDSPHYSSFMMESHINQQQAPKLEDFLGDDNAAAATTAQFRYTDVSPETQDSSSLTQMYDGSGSVYFSEQQDLNGIAGNTGFQTFSANSGSELDDAATHMTEFAVQSIESGNELAYVQCPMNALSLAITGSATAGGGDSSGEKAIVAVDSGGEKSNNNCKKIGDTFGQRTSIYRGVTRHRWTGRYEAHLWDNSCRREGQARKGRQVYLGGYDKEDKAARAYDLAALKYWGPTATTNFPVANYAQELEDMKPATKQEFIASLRRKSSGFSRGASIYRGVTRHHQQGRWQARIGRVAGNKDLYLGTFATEEEAAEAYDIAAIKFRGVNAVTNFEMNRYDVEAISSSSLPVGGSAKRVKVTSEVDQKPSLIGNRQLPPQYISGNTGNNINFAAAPPVYALPYDPNASMYHHQSLLHHLQAGTGGHVPESSGSMALMPPPAEFFIWPNQSY from the exons ATGGCGCCGGAGAATAATCATCACTGGCTCTCGTTTTCACTCTCACCAAATGAAATGTTAACTTCAACTACCTCTTCTCAATCTCATCAACAACAATATTACTTCAACcataataataacaacttttattCCAACg GTTGGACCAACGACGGAAAGCCATCGTCGACGATGTATACCGGAGACACCAGCAACGGCGacgtaaaagacggagaagattcaCCGCACTACAGTAGCTTCATGATGGAATCACATATCAACCAACAACAAGCTCCAAAGCTTGAAGACTTCCTCGGCGACGATAACGCCGCCGCCGCCACCACCGCCCAGTTCCGTTACACCGATGTGTCACCGGAAACGCAAGACTCGTCATCATTGACACAAATGTACGACGGAAGTGGTTCCGTTTACTTCTCCGAGCAACAAGATCTCAACGGTATCGCCGGAAACACCGGGTTTCAGACGTTCTCGGCGAACTCGGGGTCCGAACTGGATGACGCAGCGACTCATATGACTGAGTTCGCCGTGCAGTCTATTGAATCGGGTAACGAGTTGGCGTATGTACAGTGTCCAATGAACGCCTTATCACTAGCTATCACTGGTAGCGCCACCGCAGGCGGCGGTGATAGCTCTGGAGAGAAGGCGATTGTGGCGGTGGATTCTGGTGGTGAGAAAAGTAACAATAATTGTAAGAAGATTGGTGATACTTTTGGTCAAAGGACGTCAATCTATAGAGGTGTTACAAG ACATAGGTGGACTGGTAGATATGAAGCGCATCTTTGGGATAATAGCTGTAGAAGAGAGGGTCAAGCAAGGAAAGGACGCCAAG TTTACTTAG GTGGTTATGACAAGGAGGACAAGGCGGCACGAGCATACGATTTGGCTGCTCTGAAGTACTGGGGTCCTACCGCAACTACAAACTTTCCC GTTGCAAATTATGCACAAGAACTGGAGGACATGAAACCTGCAACCAAGCAAGAATTTATCGCTTCCTTAAGAAG GAAAAGCAGTGGTTTTTCTCGAGGAGCATCGATCTACCGAGGTGTAACAAGGCATCATCAACAAGGTCGTTGGCAAGCAAGGATCGGGCGTGTTGCTGGGAATAAGGATCTTTACCTAGGGACTTTCG CCACCGAGGAGGAAGCTGCGGAGGCTTATGACATAGCAGCAATCAAATTCAGAGGTGTAAACGCAGTGACGAACTTCGAGATGAATCGGTATGACGTGGAAGCAATATCCAGCAGTTCACTTCCCGTTGGTGGATCTGCAAAGCGGGTGAAAGTCACTTCCGAAGTGGACCAGAAACCGTCTCTGATCGGTAACCGCCAACTGCCGCCACAGTACATCAGCGGCAACACCGGAAACAATATCAACTTTGCTGCTGCGCCACCTGTTTATGCTTTACCGTATGATCCGAACGCATCAATGTATCATCATCAGAGCTTGTTACACCATCTTCAGGCAGGGACTGGCGGTCATGTGCCTGAAAGTTCGGGTTCGATGGCTTTAATGCCGCCTCCGGCTGAATTCTTCATTTGGCCTAACCAGTCGTATTAG
- the LOC139896637 gene encoding receptor-like cytosolic serine/threonine-protein kinase RBK1, translated as MNEGEQDLKSYKNIEIEDGDDDEDQSSPRGVLEIRSSGSDSDNHSISLSSRGSSFNDKSPSNDGEADSATDCGGGPGIISSSSVGQALRWRNLVYGLKWKSVKRFSTVPLVAGYELSRKSLLKRLGRHHNEETVDFGGDWVVPKPSWRNFTLDELAVATDNFNPDNLVGRGGHAEVYKGCLSDGQIVAVKRITKKEKKDEDRVGDFLSELGIIAHINHPNAARLIGFSSDTDLHLVLQFAPHGSLATILHNSEEILEWGLRFKIALGIAEGLQYLHCECHRRIIHRDITASNILLMEDHQPQISDFGLAKWLPEKWVHHIVSPIEGTFGYMAPEYFMHGVVHEKIDVFSFGVLLLELITGRRAVDSSRQSLVIWAKPLLEISNIKELVDPRLQDNYDIVELKYAMSAASACIHHLPNLRPPMKRVIQILKGDNQTVEPKQKTGSGRAMLVDACDMDDYTFTKHLTDLNRHMQLVME; from the exons ATGAACG AAGGAGAACAGGACCTAAAAAGCTACAAGAATATAGAGATAGAAGATGGTGACGATGACGAGGACCAATCGTCGCCACGTGGCGTATTGGAAATCCGTTCGTCAGGTTCCGATTCCGATAACCATAGCATCAGTTTGAGCAGCCGCGGTTCgtcttttaatgataaatctccatCGAATGACGGAGAAGCAGATTCTGCCACCGATTGCGGCGGCGGACCGGGGATTATTAGCTCGTCGTCGGTAGGGCAGGCGTTGAGGTGGAGGAATTTGGTTTATGGTTTGAAATGGAAATCGGTCAAGAGGTTTTCGACGGTGCCGTTGGTGGCAGGATACGAACTGTCGAGAAAGAGCTTGTTGAAGAGATTAGGGCGGCATCATAATGAAGAGACGGTTGATTTCGGTGGCGATTGGGTGGTTCCGAAACCGTCGTGGCGGAATTTTACGTTGGATGAACTTGCGGTTGCCACGGATAACTTTAACCCtg ATAATTTGGTGGGACGAGGCGGCCATGCAGAAGTGTACAAAGGATGCTTATCCGATGGCCAAATTGTAGCTGTGAAAAGAATAACAAAAAAGGAGAAAAAAGACGAGGACAGAGTTGGCGATTTTTTGTCAGAACTCGGGATCATAGCTCATATTAACCATCCGAATGCGGCTCGGTTAATCGGTTTCAGCTCTGATACTGATTTGCATCTTGTACTACAGTTTGCACCTCATGGCAGCCTTGCAACTATACTACACA ATAGTGAAGAAATATTAGAATGGGGGCTAAGGTTTAAAATTGCACTTGGCATAGCAGAAGGGTTGCAATACCTTCACTGTGAATGTCACAGGCGAATAATTCATCGTGATATCACAGCTTCAAATATCTTGTTAATGGAAGATCATCAACCTCAG ATATCTGATTTTGGATTAGCAAAATGGCTCCCGGAAAAATGGGTTCACCATATTGTATCCCCGATTGAAGGAACTTTCGGGTACATGGCACCCGAATATTTTATGCATGGAGTTGTTCACGAGAAGATCGACGTGTTCTCGTTTGGAGTCCTTTTGCTAGAGCTAATTACGGGTCGTCGTGCTGTTGATTCAAGTCGACAGAGCCTTGTAATTTGG GCAAAACCACTTCTTGAGATAAGTAATATCAAAGAGCTCGTGGACCCTCGTTTACAGGACAATTATGATATCGTTGAACTCAAGTATGCAATGTCAGCTGCTTCGGCGTGCATTCATCACTTGCCAAACTTGCGCCCACCTATGAAAAGA GTGATACAGATATTAAAGGGCGATAACCAAACAGTGGAACCGAAACAGAAAACGGGGTCAGGGCGAGCAATGCTTGTAGACGCATGTGACATGGACGATTACACGTTTACAAAGCACCTAACTGACCTAAATCGACATATGCAACTTGTCATGGAGTGA